From Desulfobacterales bacterium, a single genomic window includes:
- a CDS encoding restriction endonuclease subunit S has protein sequence MTKNNQENHLIKKIKVQTMKPYPKYKDSGVEWIGEIPQEWQARRLKYIVVVNPSKSTLSIDKNSSKDVCFLSMERVNVDGTFLADLFKPINEVYNGFTYFEENDVIFAKITPCFENGKGALLDSIPSKIGFGSTEFHVLRTINGKSIPKFIYYLTVTHMFRTIGEAFMSGAAGQKRVPTDFAENFIVTCPSIQEQHQIAAYLDNKTSQIDTLLEKKKRLIALLKEERTAIINQAVTKGLDPNVPMKDSGIEWLGEIPEHWEVKRLKHLISDKLMYGANEIAELDDKSLPRYIRITDFGDNGKLREETFKSLPIEIAKNYMLADGDILFARSGATVGKTYQFKNYQGNACFAGYLIKATPDKNKILSDFMYYATRSNSYENWKKSIFNQATIQNIGADKYNNFSLAFTFLEEQQQIVSYLNRETSRIDTIITKAEKQIELLQEYRTALISEVVTGKVDIRECNI, from the coding sequence ATGACAAAAAATAATCAAGAAAATCATTTAATCAAGAAAATCAAGGTTCAGACAATGAAGCCTTATCCGAAATATAAAGATTCAGGTGTTGAATGGATTGGGGAGATACCACAAGAATGGCAAGCAAGACGATTAAAATATATTGTAGTTGTTAATCCATCTAAAAGTACGTTATCAATAGATAAAAACTCGAGTAAAGATGTTTGTTTTTTATCAATGGAAAGAGTCAATGTAGATGGGACATTTTTAGCTGATTTATTTAAACCGATTAATGAAGTATATAATGGATTTACTTATTTTGAAGAAAATGATGTAATTTTTGCAAAAATTACTCCATGTTTTGAAAATGGTAAAGGAGCACTATTAGATTCCATACCATCCAAAATTGGGTTTGGTTCAACAGAATTCCATGTTCTTCGAACAATTAATGGTAAAAGTATTCCTAAATTTATTTATTATTTAACAGTAACACATATGTTTAGGACAATTGGCGAAGCATTTATGTCAGGTGCTGCCGGTCAAAAAAGAGTTCCTACAGATTTTGCTGAAAATTTTATTGTAACTTGCCCCTCTATTCAAGAACAACACCAAATCGCCGCCTACCTCGACAACAAAACCTCCCAGATAGACACTCTGCTTGAAAAGAAAAAAAGGCTAATCGCGCTACTCAAAGAAGAAAGAACCGCTATTATAAATCAAGCTGTTACTAAAGGACTTGATCCGAATGTTCCGATGAAGGATTCAGGGATTGAGTGGTTAGGGGAGATTCCTGAACATTGGGAAGTAAAAAGGTTAAAGCATCTAATTTCAGATAAACTAATGTATGGAGCCAACGAAATTGCTGAACTGGATGATAAATCCTTACCTCGTTACATAAGGATAACTGATTTTGGAGACAATGGGAAATTAAGAGAAGAAACTTTTAAATCATTACCAATTGAAATTGCTAAAAACTATATGTTAGCTGATGGTGATATACTTTTTGCAAGGAGTGGAGCTACTGTAGGGAAAACATATCAATTCAAAAATTATCAAGGGAATGCTTGTTTTGCAGGTTATCTCATTAAAGCAACTCCTGATAAAAATAAGATTCTTTCAGATTTTATGTACTATGCTACGCGTTCAAATTCTTATGAAAACTGGAAAAAAAGTATATTTAATCAAGCAACTATACAAAATATTGGAGCTGATAAATATAATAACTTTTCATTAGCTTTTACATTTTTAGAAGAACAACAACAAATTGTCTCCTATCTCAACCGCGAAACATCCCGAATCGACACCATCATTACTAAAGCTGAAAAGCAAATTGAACTCTTGCAAGAATATAGAACAGCGCTTATCAGTGAAGTAGTTACAGGTAAAGTTGATATTAGGGAATGTAATATATGA
- a CDS encoding PIN domain-containing protein, whose product MYILDTDTITHLHAGNSKVVENLKVVNDSDIRITVITKIELLRGRFEFLLKASDKVQLLKAQELLYRTEELLMQIPTIGVDDKSAFQFEKLLNIKKLNKIGRADILIASIALANNAVLVTRNLKHFRQIAGLFVTNWVD is encoded by the coding sequence ATGTATATCCTTGATACTGATACTATTACACATTTACACGCTGGAAATTCGAAAGTTGTTGAAAATCTTAAAGTAGTTAATGACTCAGATATTAGAATTACAGTAATTACCAAAATAGAATTATTACGTGGACGTTTTGAATTTTTATTGAAAGCGTCTGATAAAGTCCAACTATTAAAAGCACAGGAGCTATTATATCGGACAGAAGAACTTCTTATGCAGATTCCAACAATAGGCGTAGATGACAAATCGGCATTTCAGTTTGAAAAGCTATTAAATATTAAGAAGTTAAATAAAATTGGACGCGCAGATATTTTAATTGCAAGTATAGCGCTTGCAAATAATGCTGTGCTTGTAACGAGAAATCTTAAACATTTTCGACAAATAGCAGGATTATTTGTTACAAATTGGGTGGACTGA
- a CDS encoding helix-turn-helix domain-containing protein, with amino-acid sequence MRQQIFTETIFTLQEAAKYLKISEEKVEKQVLKGKIPGRRIDDEWRFLKTSIDDWLKSYDTRIILLNQTGALSDDDTLDKLRLMIYSERGRDEKEVSE; translated from the coding sequence ACCATATTTACTTTGCAAGAGGCAGCAAAATATTTAAAAATTTCTGAAGAAAAAGTAGAAAAACAAGTTCTTAAAGGTAAAATTCCTGGTCGAAGAATTGATGATGAATGGCGCTTTTTGAAAACATCTATAGATGATTGGTTAAAAAGTTATGATACTAGAATAATTCTACTTAATCAGACTGGTGCATTATCAGACGATGATACTTTAGATAAGCTTCGTTTAATGATTTACTCCGAACGCGGAAGAGATGAAAAAGAAGTGAGTGAATAA